In Xanthomonas theicola, a single genomic region encodes these proteins:
- a CDS encoding IS5 family transposase — protein MQLSFGDAEYNGKRKQTRRERLLAEMDQVVPWKDLLALIAPHYPKSGHPGRQPYPLETMLRIHFLQQWYALSDPGAEEALYDTASMRRFARIGGLDEVPDETTILNFRRLLETHDLARTLFNRVNAHLSRKGQSLRGGTIVDATIIAAPSSTKNKNGERDPEMHQTKKGNQYYFGMKAHIGVDDESGLVHHLECTAANAADITQAHKLLHGKEDTVCGDSGYTGLAKREEMASKRKLRYLIAEKPSKLKQIKSKRELKWAQRWEHAKASLRAKVEHPFRVIKRQFGYVKVRYRGLAKNTAQVLTLFALSNLWLKRKQLLPVVGRVCL, from the coding sequence ATGCAATTGTCTTTCGGCGACGCGGAGTACAACGGCAAGCGCAAGCAGACGCGGCGCGAAAGGTTGCTGGCCGAGATGGATCAGGTGGTGCCGTGGAAAGACCTGCTGGCGCTGATCGCGCCGCACTATCCGAAGTCGGGCCATCCGGGCCGTCAGCCGTACCCGCTGGAGACAATGCTGCGCATCCACTTTCTGCAGCAGTGGTACGCACTGAGCGACCCGGGCGCGGAAGAAGCCTTGTACGACACGGCGTCGATGCGCCGTTTCGCCAGGATCGGCGGGTTGGATGAGGTGCCGGACGAGACCACGATCCTCAACTTCCGCCGGTTGCTGGAGACGCACGATCTGGCGCGCACGCTGTTCAACCGGGTCAACGCGCACCTATCGCGCAAGGGCCAGAGCCTGCGCGGCGGCACCATCGTGGACGCCACGATCATTGCCGCGCCCAGCTCGACCAAGAACAAGAACGGCGAGCGCGACCCGGAAATGCACCAGACCAAGAAGGGCAATCAGTACTACTTCGGGATGAAAGCGCACATCGGCGTGGACGATGAGTCCGGGCTGGTGCACCACTTGGAATGCACGGCGGCCAACGCCGCAGATATCACCCAGGCGCACAAGCTGCTGCACGGCAAGGAAGACACGGTATGCGGCGACAGCGGCTACACCGGGCTGGCCAAGCGCGAGGAGATGGCGAGCAAGCGCAAGCTGCGCTATCTGATCGCGGAGAAGCCCTCGAAGCTGAAGCAGATCAAGAGCAAGCGCGAATTGAAGTGGGCACAGCGCTGGGAGCACGCCAAGGCCAGCCTGAGGGCGAAGGTGGAGCATCCGTTCCGGGTGATCAAGCGCCAGTTTGGCTACGTCAAGGTGCGCTATCGCGGCCTGGCGAAGAACACGGCGCAAGTGCTGACGCTGTTTGCGCTGTCGAACCTGTGGCTGAAGCGAAAGCAGTTGCTGCCTGTCGTGGGGAGGGTGTGCCTGTAA
- a CDS encoding nuclear transport factor 2 family protein has product MHTQTLATGSDSEGDDVQALNALAQQWVEVGWHHLPEEPFDFRRRLQRFYDWSPNGTQFFDDFDPERRVSTQVARYAAIWDERIPSMQYLSNVIVGSPSTLVSGDLAVMSVQFVTSYATSEGVSGKAHTLSSLVWRRTSEGWRIIREHGSGLATQE; this is encoded by the coding sequence ATGCACACGCAGACTCTCGCGACCGGAAGTGACTCCGAGGGAGATGACGTCCAGGCTTTGAACGCCCTGGCCCAGCAATGGGTAGAGGTTGGCTGGCACCATTTACCAGAAGAGCCTTTCGATTTCCGACGACGGCTCCAGCGGTTCTACGACTGGTCGCCCAACGGGACGCAATTCTTCGACGACTTCGACCCCGAGCGGCGCGTCAGTACCCAGGTCGCCCGCTATGCGGCAATCTGGGACGAGCGCATACCCTCGATGCAGTACCTCTCGAATGTCATCGTCGGCAGCCCCAGCACCCTGGTGTCCGGCGACCTTGCCGTCATGAGTGTGCAGTTCGTGACGTCTTATGCGACCAGCGAAGGCGTCAGCGGCAAGGCGCACACGCTGTCCAGCCTCGTCTGGCGGCGCACCTCAGAAGGCTGGCGGATCATCCGTGAGCACGGCAGCGGTCTCGCCACCCAAGAATGA
- a CDS encoding aldehyde dehydrogenase family protein: MWSGDAARARELAGRMQSGTVWVNQHLNFGPEAPLAGAKQSGLGVEWTALGLAEFCQINVINQAA; encoded by the coding sequence GTGTGGTCGGGCGATGCCGCCCGCGCGAGGGAGTTGGCAGGGCGCATGCAGTCGGGCACCGTCTGGGTGAATCAGCACCTGAATTTTGGCCCGGAGGCTCCCCTAGCGGGTGCGAAGCAGTCCGGCCTCGGGGTCGAGTGGACAGCGCTTGGCCTGGCCGAATTCTGCCAGATCAACGTCATCAACCAAGCTGCCTGA
- a CDS encoding aldo/keto reductase, translated as MAKKYGKFPAQIILQWHLENELPVISKSSRPSRIEENFQLFDFLLDLDLARMTQLDRPEGRLGPDPETAEF; from the coding sequence ATGGCGAAAAAATACGGTAAATTTCCTGCTCAGATCATCTTGCAATGGCACCTGGAGAACGAACTTCCGGTCATCTCGAAGTCGTCCCGTCCATCACGTATCGAGGAGAACTTTCAGCTTTTCGATTTCTTGCTGGATCTGGACCTTGCTCGTATGACGCAACTGGATCGCCCCGAGGGGCGTTTGGGGCCAGACCCGGAGACTGCCGAGTTTTAG
- a CDS encoding LysR family transcriptional regulator: MDRLQAMQVFARVVEAHNFSKAADSLAMPASSVTRAIKELETYLGVRLLQRTTRHISLTPDGSLYYDHCRRLLAEIEAVESSFPGSDGRPRGKLRVDMTSSFARMFVLPAVKKFQTDYPDVELTLTLGDRTIDLVQEGVDCVIRSGVPQDSATLIARRIAGFEWVTCASPSYIEEYGEPKSLSDLQNHQAVGFLSNRNSRNTHWSFVIDGEEHAAHVQERITVNDTDAYVSSGLEGLGLIRAASYMVIPYLRSGQLRQVLPDLKAPTVPLSVMYPRNRHLSPTVRAFTDWIAQLIREMEPQWTFQP; this comes from the coding sequence ATGGACCGACTTCAGGCTATGCAGGTTTTCGCACGTGTCGTCGAAGCGCATAATTTCAGTAAGGCGGCCGATAGCCTAGCCATGCCTGCATCGTCGGTGACACGCGCCATCAAAGAATTGGAGACTTATCTTGGCGTCAGGCTCCTCCAACGCACAACCAGGCATATCAGCCTGACACCCGATGGCAGTCTTTACTATGACCATTGCCGCCGTTTGCTGGCGGAAATAGAAGCCGTCGAGTCCTCGTTCCCCGGCAGTGACGGGCGACCTCGCGGCAAGCTGCGCGTCGATATGACATCTTCGTTCGCTCGCATGTTCGTATTGCCCGCCGTCAAGAAATTCCAGACGGATTATCCCGACGTCGAACTGACGCTAACGTTGGGCGATCGAACGATTGATCTCGTTCAGGAGGGTGTCGATTGTGTGATCCGATCCGGTGTTCCGCAGGATTCCGCCACTCTTATTGCTCGGCGTATTGCCGGGTTTGAGTGGGTTACTTGCGCCTCGCCAAGCTATATCGAGGAATATGGTGAGCCGAAGTCGTTGAGCGATCTGCAGAACCACCAGGCAGTGGGTTTTCTATCGAATCGAAACAGTCGAAACACGCATTGGAGCTTCGTTATCGACGGCGAGGAACATGCGGCTCACGTTCAAGAGCGCATTACCGTCAACGATACGGACGCCTATGTCTCCAGTGGACTGGAAGGCCTGGGTCTGATTCGAGCCGCCAGCTACATGGTGATTCCTTACCTGCGCAGCGGCCAGCTACGCCAGGTGCTGCCCGACCTCAAGGCTCCGACCGTCCCCCTGTCGGTCATGTACCCGAGAAACCGCCATCTTTCCCCGACGGTTCGCGCTTTCACGGATTGGATAGCACAACTGATCCGCGAGATGGAACCTCAGTGGACATTTCAGCCTTAG
- a CDS encoding aromatic alcohol reductase, protein MNTTEVDLSDILVMGAGQLGMAVVQALAPRLRSANERLTVLVAPQTVDSPSTQDAATLAALRELGLEVLGLDLASDAQTLTDLFKRFKTVVNCTGFVAGPGTQLKITRAVFAAGVKRYFPWQFGVDYDVVGRGSGQPVFDEQYEVRELLRGQTSTEWVIVSTGMFTSFLFEPAFDVVDLERRTVHGLGSWGTKVTVTTPDDIGKLTTDILLAEPRIVDQVVYIAGDTISYGQLAQVVQRVTGVQFDKTEWTLDKLRADLAAAPGDVMSRYRAAFAQGDGMWWEKSNTYNARHGFETVDVEGYLRARLR, encoded by the coding sequence GTGAACACAACCGAAGTGGATTTAAGCGACATCCTGGTGATGGGCGCCGGGCAACTGGGAATGGCGGTCGTACAGGCGCTTGCTCCGCGTCTGCGGTCGGCGAATGAGCGACTGACGGTGCTGGTTGCGCCACAAACCGTGGATAGTCCCTCTACACAGGACGCAGCGACCCTCGCCGCGCTGCGCGAGTTGGGTCTTGAAGTCCTCGGTCTGGATCTGGCGTCGGACGCGCAGACGCTGACCGACCTGTTCAAGCGCTTCAAGACGGTGGTGAACTGCACCGGCTTCGTGGCCGGACCGGGCACCCAGTTGAAGATCACCCGCGCGGTGTTCGCCGCAGGCGTCAAGCGGTACTTTCCATGGCAGTTCGGAGTCGATTACGACGTCGTGGGGCGCGGCAGCGGACAGCCTGTGTTCGATGAGCAGTACGAGGTCCGTGAACTGTTGCGCGGCCAGACCAGTACCGAATGGGTGATTGTCTCGACCGGCATGTTCACCAGCTTCCTGTTCGAGCCGGCGTTCGACGTCGTTGACCTCGAACGCCGGACGGTCCACGGGCTCGGCAGTTGGGGGACGAAGGTCACGGTCACGACGCCAGACGATATCGGAAAGCTCACCACCGACATCCTGCTTGCCGAACCGCGCATCGTCGATCAGGTCGTCTATATCGCGGGCGACACCATCTCCTATGGACAGCTCGCGCAAGTGGTCCAGCGAGTCACCGGTGTCCAGTTCGACAAGACGGAATGGACTCTCGACAAGCTGCGCGCCGATCTAGCCGCGGCCCCTGGTGACGTCATGTCCCGCTACCGCGCAGCGTTCGCTCAGGGGGATGGTATGTGGTGGGAGAAGTCGAACACCTACAACGCTCGTCATGGATTTGAGACGGTCGACGTCGAAGGATATCTGCGCGCTCGACTACGCTGA
- a CDS encoding aldehyde dehydrogenase family protein, translating to MKYGSKLTIDGVLVDGERTLDVINPATGQVFATVACASRQQAETAIQAAKRAQPGWEALGWAPRAAMLEAIADRVEARSEDFVEAMVAEQGKPRLEAVDETTYSIAFIRHFARLELPDQIIPMPTSGKVELRHRALGVVVGISPWNFPLLIPAAKIAPALLAGNTVVMKPAPTTPILTLMLGEIAASILPPGVLNVITDQNDLGDLLTSHPDVAKVTFTGSTSTGRKIMASAAATLKRLTLELGGNDAAIVLDDVDVQETAKRIFDAAFFNSGQACLAIKRVYVADAIYDEFCESLAQHAREAIVGPGNNPDTRIGPLQNRQQFEKAKHYLEVARRDGRIIAGGTVREQVGYFINPTVVGDIDDTSALVTEEQFSPILPIVRVKDGEDALGRTKDGLNNSL from the coding sequence ATGAAATACGGATCAAAACTGACCATCGATGGCGTACTCGTCGATGGGGAACGGACGCTCGATGTGATCAATCCGGCTACCGGCCAAGTCTTCGCGACCGTGGCGTGCGCGTCGCGGCAACAAGCGGAGACGGCGATCCAGGCCGCGAAGAGAGCTCAGCCTGGTTGGGAAGCACTCGGCTGGGCTCCTAGAGCGGCCATGCTGGAAGCGATTGCAGACCGCGTGGAGGCCCGCAGTGAGGACTTCGTCGAAGCGATGGTCGCCGAACAGGGCAAGCCGCGCCTGGAGGCGGTCGACGAGACGACCTACTCGATCGCGTTCATCCGGCACTTCGCCCGGTTGGAGCTGCCGGACCAGATCATCCCGATGCCAACCAGTGGCAAGGTTGAACTGCGGCACCGAGCTCTGGGTGTGGTTGTGGGTATCAGCCCGTGGAACTTTCCGCTGTTGATCCCTGCCGCCAAGATCGCGCCGGCGCTGCTGGCCGGGAATACGGTGGTCATGAAGCCAGCACCCACCACGCCGATTCTCACGCTCATGCTCGGCGAGATCGCGGCGTCGATTCTTCCTCCTGGCGTCCTCAATGTCATCACGGACCAGAACGACTTGGGCGACCTACTCACTTCGCATCCCGACGTGGCCAAGGTGACCTTTACCGGATCTACGAGCACCGGACGCAAGATCATGGCGAGCGCTGCCGCCACCCTGAAACGCCTCACGCTAGAACTGGGTGGCAACGATGCGGCGATCGTCCTCGACGATGTCGACGTTCAGGAAACCGCGAAGCGCATCTTCGATGCCGCTTTCTTCAATAGCGGCCAGGCATGCCTTGCGATCAAGCGCGTGTACGTCGCCGATGCCATCTACGACGAGTTTTGCGAGTCGCTGGCCCAGCACGCGCGCGAGGCCATCGTGGGACCGGGGAACAATCCGGACACGCGTATCGGCCCACTACAGAATCGGCAGCAGTTCGAGAAGGCGAAGCACTATCTCGAAGTGGCGCGTAGGGACGGACGAATCATTGCGGGAGGCACCGTCCGAGAACAGGTCGGGTACTTCATCAATCCGACAGTTGTCGGTGACATCGACGACACCAGCGCGCTCGTGACCGAGGAGCAGTTCTCGCCGATCCTGCCTATCGTCCGGGTCAAGGATGGCGAGGACGCCCTCGGCCGTACTAAGGATGGTCTGAACAACTCCCTCTGA
- a CDS encoding DUF3363 domain-containing protein, whose amino-acid sequence MPDDLAERGRQYDAQRLGGVAVELKSYLPIERQARVIGATWLDQQLIGGGKGLGDQGFGGEAKDALQQRADFLTEQGLAERRGQRVMLARNLLGTLRNRELAQAAKDVAADTGLEHRPVADGQRVARICRRSIMLASGRYAMLDDGLGFSLVPWRPVIEQRLGQQLAATVRGGGASWKIGRQRSSSIA is encoded by the coding sequence GTGCCTGACGACCTCGCCGAGCGTGGCCGCCAGTACGACGCGCAGCGGCTGGGCGGCGTGGCGGTGGAACTGAAATCGTATCTGCCCATCGAGCGGCAGGCCCGCGTGATCGGTGCGACCTGGCTGGATCAGCAGTTGATCGGTGGCGGCAAGGGGCTGGGCGACCAGGGCTTTGGAGGCGAGGCCAAGGACGCTTTGCAGCAGCGCGCCGACTTCCTGACCGAACAAGGGCTGGCCGAGCGGCGCGGGCAGCGCGTAATGCTCGCCCGAAACCTGTTGGGAACGCTACGCAACCGGGAGCTGGCGCAAGCCGCCAAGGACGTTGCCGCCGACACCGGACTGGAGCATCGGCCCGTGGCCGACGGGCAGCGCGTGGCCCGCATCTGCCGGCGCAGCATCATGCTCGCCAGCGGTCGCTACGCGATGCTCGATGACGGCCTGGGATTCAGCTTGGTGCCGTGGCGGCCGGTGATCGAACAGCGGCTAGGGCAGCAGCTCGCCGCGACGGTGCGCGGCGGCGGGGCATCATGGAAAATTGGGCGGCAGCGTAGCTCATCTATTGCTTAA